The Halanaerobiales bacterium genome includes the window GTGGATGAAAGAATTTTAAAAATAACAGCAAATAAAAATGAAATAATCCAGGAGGCAGTTACTGATTTAGTAAATGCTGGTGGTAAGAGACTCCGACCAATTCTAGTTATACTGGCTTCACGTTTTGGAGAAATTGAAGATGAAAAAGTTTATAATATTGCAGCCGGAATAGAAATAATTCATATGTCAACTTTAATTCATGATGATATTATAGATGAAGCTGATTTAAGACGAGGAGAAAAAACTACTCATAAAAGATTTGGGAAGAAAATGGCTGTCTTTATTGGAGATTATTTGATATCAAGAACTTTAGATATTTTTGAAGATAATTTATCAAAAAAATCACGAAAAAAACTTAATAAAGTTGTAAGTTTGATTTGTGAAGGTGAAATAAAACAATTTCAAAATAAAAATAATATAGAAATAAGTACTTTAGATTATTTTAGAAGAATAAGAAAGAAAACAGCTTTACTTTTTGGATTAAGTATGTATATAGGTGCATATGAAAGTGGAATAAGAGGAAAAAAATTTAATCATCTTTATAATTTTGCGATAGAAATGGGGATGGCATTTCAAATTGAAGATGATTTATTAGATTTTCAGGGAAAAGAAGATATTACTGGAAAAAATGTAGGTAAAGATTTAGAAAGTGGTATTTATACTCTTCCGGTTGTTTTACTTTTAAACAATAAAAAGACAAAAGAAAAGACAAAAGAAATTTTAAGAAATGAAAATAAAGTAATAGCTAGAAAAAAAATAATTGAACTTATTAACAAGTATGATATGATAGGGGAGAGTA containing:
- a CDS encoding polyprenyl synthetase family protein, with the protein product MWKNKKYKDIKNKVDERILKITANKNEIIQEAVTDLVNAGGKRLRPILVILASRFGEIEDEKVYNIAAGIEIIHMSTLIHDDIIDEADLRRGEKTTHKRFGKKMAVFIGDYLISRTLDIFEDNLSKKSRKKLNKVVSLICEGEIKQFQNKNNIEISTLDYFRRIRKKTALLFGLSMYIGAYESGIRGKKFNHLYNFAIEMGMAFQIEDDLLDFQGKEDITGKNVGKDLESGIYTLPVVLLLNNKKTKEKTKEILRNENKVIARKKIIELINKYDMIGESRSIAEKFVKKAKNNLKELPDNKTRKFILKIMERQIDRRY